From the genome of Nicotiana sylvestris chromosome 2, ASM39365v2, whole genome shotgun sequence, one region includes:
- the LOC138886119 gene encoding uncharacterized protein, with protein MGRWVAKNHGLGKNIKMRPPLVARQRLRSPARARREKERQLSTFLPQRNPGLVRVTKGCQEANTIKAMIPLKVGGPLANIFDGARDSVGLDIPIAVKSKDMFDHALVRLREELSYHEGECKTLTLILRDSKAHSARGEKELGELRAALERALWEKADLTAQVEQNVSQISRLNAEILGLRKQSEVATEELVSSLDLLKDARKEVATLVAAKSEIERNATTYLDDAVTTHKIACDVSIAIEHKLAQAINHAKAEARRETLEEIGARGIDMSVDLEEARELERELAFLIVLDESPGDGFCKDVSCGHVFGNAFDKLKFELFHCEALLREALGWEKSLNLLCVEKESELVSLQREVDRSRSHEICLEKKTVCANDSTRENMITRLSAELSKEKAEVVNVLAEVVMGNTMTGQKAATYLKSAAVAKADLKRALNLMSSSKEYARCKSQREVLEEIHASGFDLIEEIEQAKGEEYAAKFLLSDVEDGEEGAAGPLSWRGAVLLLALFLCT; from the exons ATGGGGcgatgggtggccaagaatcatg GACTTGGCAAGAATATTAAGATGAGGCCGCCCCTGGTGGCGAGACAGAGGCTTCGGAGCCCGGCAAGGGCAAGAAGAGAGAAGGAAAGGCAGCTGTCGACCTTCCTACCGCAAAGAAATCCAG GTCTTGTCAGGGTAACTAAGGGATGTCAAGAAGCGAACACCATCAAAGCAATGATTCCTCTCAAAGTGGGAGGCCCCCTTGCCAACATCTTTGACGGTGCTAGAGATAGTGTCGGTCTTGACATTCCTATCGCTGTCAAG AGTAAGGATATGTTTGATCATGCCCTCGTTCGGCTCCGCGAGGAGCTTTCTTACCACGAAGGGGAGTGTAAGACGCTTACCTTGATACTGCGGGATTCGAAGGCTCACTCTGCCCGAGGAGAGAAAGAACTAGGAGAGCTCCGAGCTGCTTTGGAGAGAGCGCTCTGGGAAAAGGCTGATCTCACTGCACAA GTCGAGCAAAATGTTTCACAGATTAGTCGACTGAATGCGGAGATCCTCGGGCTGAGGAAGCAAAGTGAGGTAGCTACTGAGGAGTTGGTGTCATCCCTTGATCTTCTCAAGGATGCTCGCAAGGAGGTTGCTACCTTAGTCGCGGCCAAGTCCGAGATTGAAAGAAATGCTACCACTTATCTGGATGATGCAGTCACGACGCATAAAATAGCTTGTGATGTGTCGATAGCAATTGAGCATAAGCTAGCTCAGGCTATCAATCATGCTAAGGCGGAGGCGAGGAGAGAAACCCTGGAGGAGATCGGAGCCCGGGGCATCGATATGTCAGTTGATCTCGAGGAAGCCCGCGAATTAGAGAGAGAACTGGCGTTTTTAATTGTCCTAGATGAG TCCCCGGGGGATGGATTTTGTAAAGATGTCTCTTGTGGACACGTTTTTGGGAAT gcctttgacaagctcaaaTTCGAGCTGTTTCACTGTGAGGCCCTGTTGCGGGAGGCTTTGGGTTGGGAAAAATCCCTTAATCTTCTTTGTGTGGAAAAGGAAAGCGAGTTGGTTTCCCTGCAGCGCGAGGTGGACCGGAGCCGGAGCCATGAGATCTGCCTAGAAAAAAAG ACCGTTTGCGCAAATGATTCTACACGGGAGAATATGATCACAAGGCTCTCGGCTGAGCTTTCGAAGGAGAAGgccgaggtggtgaatgtccTGGCCGAGGTTGTGATGGGAAACACCATGACAGGACAGAAAGCGGCGACCTATTTGAAGAGTGCTGCCGTTGCTAAAGCTGATCTGAAGAGAGCCCTTAATCTTATGAGCAGTAGCAAGGAGTATGCAAGGTGCAAATCTCAGAGGGAAGTTCTCGAGGAGATTCACGCCAGCGGCTTTGACCTCATAGAAGAAATCGAGCAAGCCAAAGGGGAGGAGTATGCggccaagttccttctgtccgatgTTGAAGATGGCGAGGAAGGGGCCGCCGGACCCTTGTCATGGAGGGGGGCCGTTTTACTTCTTGCCTTGTTCCTGTGTACATAG